The DNA segment AATCTCTATTCTTATAGATGGACAAAGCTTCTGTCCTTGGTGATGCTATCACGTACGTGAAAGAGCTTCAAGCACGTGTAAACTTGCTGGAGGAACAGACGAAGAAGAGAACTATGGAATCTGTTGTTTATGTGAAGAAGGCTCAGCTCTCTGCTGATGATGACACCTCTTCATGTGACGAGAACTTTGATGGCCGCTCAGACGAGGCAGCACTCCCCGAAATAGAAGCAAGAATTTCAGAGAAGGATGTACTTATCCGAATCCACTGCGAGAAAAACAAAGGAGCTGTAGTGAGAACACTAGGCGAAATAGAGAAGCTTCATCTATCTGTTGTCAATAGCAGTGTCTTGCCATTTGGGAACTCCACACTTGACATGACCGTGATTGCTCGGGTAATTTCATTTTCTCATTTCAGGGAAAGATATATGAGCCTTTTTTATGctgtttacaatttttttttttttttaatacactcGGACGGTATCAAAGACGTGAATCCAATATAAAAACTAGTTTTCTCAAAGTTGAATATCCCAGCAGATTTTGATCTGTTTAAGATTATTTTGCAGATGGACAATGAATTCGACTTGACAGCAAAGGATATAGTGAAATGCCTACGTTTGGctgtattataaattatatgtgAATTCAACATGGTAGAACAAGATCAGTTCATGCACTGAAGACCGCATTCTAATTTGAAACTAAACATCAAGCTCTGGAGAAGAGAAGTCAAGGCATGCGGACATACAgctcctttctttttcattttgtttttttcttttttgtccatGTGCAATTACCAACGCTTGTAGTCTTGTTGGCAGGTTCTATGTTCTTTGTGGAGGGTTTTTTCTCGTTCTAATCGATTTTTCCGCGGTTGACTTGTTGACTACGTTCGATTACCGGCCTCACGCTCTGAACAGAAAACTCACGGctgtacttttatttttttgagagaTTTGATGTTTTGCTTATAATCCTAACGAATTTCTTAGCTTTTTGTTCGCAAATTACGCTTTCCCAGAAGGCAACAATAACTGGAGTTGAGATACATGACTTGGCTTTTTGTTAAAGAATCACCAAACTGATCATTATTGGTAGGAACATCCAAAGTAAAAACTTCAGTAGTTGAGATCCCAAATACACTTAAAAGGGGGTGAATGGATGTTTTTCCAATTTATTtgactatttaaattaataatcaagCCAATCAATGGACCAGATCATAAGAAATAATCAACACAGCAATCAAAACTACTCCAAGTCACTACTAAAAACTCATTATAGAAATTGAGTTCATTACAACAAATTTAGAAACATTTACAAGACTTGTGAAGTGACTAAATTTAGCTTGTAACATCACGGGTATTTCATTTATTCTCTGACATATCTTGGCAACTCTGGATTACCAagcctttctatagtttaccaTGAGCATCAATTTGATCTCTGCACCCATGTAGCTCCATCCTTTAGGCCAAAGAACACGTCCACACCAATGGACTGAACATTGCTCAAACACAAGCACAATATGATTGAAGTGTGTTTATTAAGAGAGAATCGATTTTTAATCATTGAATCTCTTTAGGGTTTTCTCTCAAGAATATAATGAATATATATGGCAACATTGACCTCTCTCCACATCCCAAAAGTCATGCATATTGTTcgattatatatacttattgtTTGAGAAGACCACTTAAAGAGTCCAAACcctagtaaaaaataaattcttagaATTTTTGCTTGAGCAAACATTTTGTCTAATTTTTTAACCCTTTAAACATTAGAAATTGAAGTTTCTTATGAAACATGGAGTTGTAGATAATTGAGTTACCTTTCCATCGACACTAATATCACCTCAATCCAATATGTCAATCAAAATTTATGACTAATTTACTCCGACTAGATCAATCTCATCAGATCTCGCAATTTTGCAATCTTTGTACTTTTTGTTCCATTTGCAACTTAGACTCTACTTAACGTATTTACAACTCAATTGGACTAAGATTTCCCATAAGAGCATATcagcatattatttttatactaacaCAAATTATAGATGATTTACTCGGCTTATACTTCTCACAGACTATATGATAAaacaattttaatatattacaaGGTGAAGAAACAGATGTCTTAATATCTTTTTAGTTTTAGAGAAATGCCTTAATATCTTAGGCAGACTGTTTCAAAATTAAGTGGTAATCTAGAAGATCGAAGAAATGTGGCAAGGGTTTGGCTTGCCTCCTGTgccaaaataataagaaatctCTTGTTAAAGAATTAACGGCTATGATCGGCTACTAACAAGCAATCCTACTATTCaaattctttcttattttcttttcactccaTCTGCACTTGCACTCATTTCGGTCTATTCAAAATCTTCCATATTGTCACtcaataattttcatatatatatgaagtgcCCAACATATTTCATCCCCCtctaactttaaaaataatatttgccgtgtaaaaacaaattatattactctcatttgagatttatttaaaaaattatatttttaattttaaaactcatttttttttaaaaaaaaaatatgtgaaatgtATACACTCTAAAATAtacctaacattactcatataaatgttttgtcaaaattttcttaaaggtAAGTTTAAAGATATCAATGGGAATGCACTTGCATTTGTTAGGTTATTTATTACgtgcttgtatataatatattatttattataaatattataaaatcaaaatatataaatattataaaagtaaaagatataaatatatttattacaagttattatatttaggTCTAGCTTGCCTCCTAACGAATAAATATGTTAAATGaatatttaatgaataaatatgcaAGCCAAACccttatatttaatgaataaatatgtttaatgaataaatatttagaaatgtTTAAATATGTTGGACATATAAGAGATAAAAGTTATTAAATAGCTAGCTGGATTATTAACAAATAATCATTAATTCTTTAACAGGAAATGTCATGTTATTTTGGCACAGGATGGAAGCCAAATCCATGTGACAATATACCAAAAATATGCATTTACTATCTATTTTTTGTGATTCACTGTAGAACTCTACAATAAATAAAGGATGATGCTATGGCTACCGCTCTCAGCTCCTGCTGTGAGCCACTGTTAgtgtaatttgtttttttcatatatttttagatgtatttttttaacactattaaatatttttttaaaaaaaatcacaatatcattcaaaaatacttttttaatcattaagtaaaaaaaaataattaattaattaattatttatttatttatttttaacagcTGGCTCCCAGCGGCAGCAGGGAGTGGGACGCATAACATTTTCcataaataaatgtataaacCGGCCAGTTTACTCGGCCACTCCAGTTGTCTTCCATGAAgatatatatggaaaaaaacaataattcaAGATGAAAGTGAGAGATCAATGAAATAAGGCTTGAATTAGTatgcatgcttttttttttttttttgaaaggattcCTCAGAATTTCATTAATGAATAACTCTTCTATACAGCTTGTCTGATTCCAGCTCCTTCACAATGAAGGCTGGCATATCTTCTATCCAAACTTTCTGTTCTAACAAGCCTAAAGCATTTCTAGCTAAAGTGTGTGCTACTATATTGTTTTCTCTATGTGTAAATTGCAATTTCCAGtctgtattttgtttaaaaagaaCCTTTACATCTTCAATCACAGAACCAATGCATGACATATCCTCTTCTTCCCTGTTAACTGCCATAATAACAGTTTGTGCATCCCCTTCAAATATAGCCTGCCTAATGTTAAGATCAATGCATAATTCTAGAGCTTTACACAGGGCTAAGCATTCTGCCACCATGGGGTCTTCCACATGACTCTGTTGATCACATACAGCCACCATCGGATCTCCCACTTCATCCCTTATAACTATGCCTACtcccattttttcctttttttttactaaGGCAGCATCCCAATTCACTTTGACAAAACCACCCACTGGTTTTTTCCATTTCTGTTTCTCTCTTGCAGGCCTTTGAACTTGAATTTCCAGAGTTTGAGGGGCCTGAGCATTCTGGTATTCTAATAATGCTTCCTTTGCTGCCCTTATTACTCCTTTTGGACATAgcatctttttttcaaaaacaaaggTATTTCTACGCCACCACACTCTTCTGAGTATCATAACTACCTCCTCCATTTGGTTCTTATTCAAATTCTGCATCATTCTTTCCCATAACCCCATGAAGTCTTCTTCTTTTCTGCTCCACTTGTGAACTAAACTTTCTGGTTCAGCCCATATATCATTTGCAGCAGGGCAGGTCCAAAGCACATGCATTAAAGTATGCATTTACTATCTATTTTTTGTGACAATCTCTTTAAAGTAGCCAAATCCATGTGACAATATACCAAAAATATGCATTTACTATCTATTTTTTGTGATTCACTGTAGAACTCTACAATAAATAAAGGATGATGCTATGACTACCGCTCTCAGCTCCTGCTGTGAGCCACTGTTAgtgtaatttgtttttttcatatatttttagatgtatttttttaacactattaaatattttttttaaataaaaaattcacaacatcattcaaaaatactttcttaattattaagtaaaaaaaaattaattaattatttatttattttaacagcTGGCTCCCAGCGGGAGCAGGGAGTGGGACGCATAACATTTTCcataaataaatgtataaacAGGCTAGTTTACTCGGCCACTCCAATTGTCTTCCATGAAGATATATATGGAAGAAAACAATAATTCAAGATGAAAATGAGAGATCAATGAAATAAGGCTTGAATTAGCTCATGCTTGCTGACATATATgagattaaaagagaaattagaaGGTACACAAATTAAGATACTATATACGAAGAGTAAGAAAATCTGAAACTTTGtcgttaatttattaatatataagttattttatttttaaacacatATGTATAGTACATTATACATTACAATAAGATTTTATAtctaagatttaaattttaaaattaaattataccatataatcattttaattaccAGGCATGACACTCTTTACTGTGacttgagaatataattttttttattatatatatatatataaattcagaattttgtaattatacGAAGACGCACATTGAAAATCAGTGTAACAGTTGTTAGTAAGGAAAATGGAGTGACCACGTGGCTTAGTTCATGTGCATCTGCAGACTGCAGTGTCAACAATTTAAGAAGATACGTACGAATTTGTGTACAACAGAAGACGTGGCTGAGAGGCTCCGTTTGATTCATAATTTAGCtcagttcattttattttattttattattataattttttttaaatttttacaaaaaatttaaaataatttaatttttttaatttttaaataataataatataaaaaaattaatattataataatattttatttaatttttattttaactcatcCTACCTTATTTTAATTCACTATTTAAACCCACGTTAATAATTGAGTTACACTTCACATATCAGCAAAACGTAATGATATGATACAagacttaaaaagttaaaaataatatattatttaatttttaatttattttatctctaaAAGTAAACGAAATCTTTGACGGTGGAATGTGACAGTAGgtaaaaaatagaggaaaaaataaaataaaatccattcACCTGCCCCCACAATCCTAGAAATCAAAATAATCCACTTGGAACGGTGACTTCCAGGCTTCCAGCTGCCAATTTGtggttattatataatatatatatatacatatataattatatatatgtttgactTTTACCATTATGGAAGACAAACAGCCTTGCTGAGTGATCTACCACTGCATGATATCCATGACAAGCATTAACTATAACTCTAGTAAAGCAAAAACTTCTTGTAGTCAGAATTACTGTTGAAACACGAATTACTATATTTAGAGGATGAGCAGAATCAATAGGTTATAGGGTGTAAGGTGAAATTTTGAGTGATACCTTTTAcgttaaaaagataaaatacaatttatttatttttatttttatttttatttttatgttatatttttatttaaaaatcactcctgtcataaatctatttttatttaagatttttatcacattcttaattaataaccgacttaatttttattaaaaaattatcgaGTTAGaaagaattttatcaaaattaattttataatacatgtttttaattctcaaaatcaattatgtccattactataaataaaattctataaaccCACACatttgggggaaaaaaaaaaaagggctattgtctcttcaaatgaGTATATTAAAATCTTTTATCAACACTTAAAAGtagattttcctttttataatttatatgctATATATGAAACTAATAATAACAAAAGGAAAGTGTACCCCTACAATGAGATtatgtgaaataattattttgtggagataagatgagaatttagATCTTTTCATGTCTCAGTACCAAtaccaaaaatgaaaaagaaatggatatGAGAAAAATTTTGGTCATCATCAAGTGTACTCAAACATaataaaactctaaaaaaagaatttcaatattaacatatatatttagaaatataattataaagattCAAGAATAatcaagccaaaaaaaaaaaaactcaagccAATGAGTAAGTTTTTGGTAATTAAGAGAATTACTAACATTTTTATGAATtacttaatatgaaaataaaagttttgatgGTGAGttgaaaatttctaaaaaaaaaaaaaaactataaactaagaaaagtttaataaaaattgagtttctagagaaaatgaaaaatatgataatCTAGAAAGAGAACCAattatataagatttatttgatacttttgatattttttctgtTGACTTATTCAATTGTttctaattatgattttttttcttttaaaaaattctacttaaaatatttttaggggGCCTTCTTCCACTAGGGACCTAATTAAGCAATTTCCTAAATCGTCTAATAGAAGACTCGGCCTtgaaataataatgagttgagttgGTGGAGCAAGTTATATATGAtctatctaaaatgagtttaaatgtgtttggatattagataattttaatattatttatgagaaattgaaaaCAATTGTAGATCCCACGTATAGAGgtattaagttgaaaaatattgtgagtCCCAcatgtaaagaggttttgagttgatatAAGT comes from the Carya illinoinensis cultivar Pawnee chromosome 8, C.illinoinensisPawnee_v1, whole genome shotgun sequence genome and includes:
- the LOC122274612 gene encoding uncharacterized protein LOC122274612, which codes for MHVLWTCPAANDIWAEPESLVHKWSRKEEDFMGLWERMMQNLNKNQMEEVVMILRRVWWRRNTFVFEKKMLCPKGVIRAAKEALLEYQNAQAPQTLEIQVQRPAREKQKWKKPVGGFVKVNWDAALVKKKEKMGVGIVIRDEVGDPMVAVCDQQSHVEDPMVAECLALCKALELCIDLNIRQAIFEGDAQTVIMAVNREEEDMSCIGSVIEDVKVLFKQNTDWKLQFTHRENNIVAHTLARNALGLLEQKVWIEDMPAFIVKELESDKLYRRVIH